In Pedobacter africanus, a single window of DNA contains:
- a CDS encoding RagB/SusD family nutrient uptake outer membrane protein, giving the protein MKTTHIFLAVLLVTGLSSCKKFLDQKPSNLGDAPTAIKTPADAQVVINGLMRSMTSSSYYGRNFILYGDVKGGDLTIVSQGRGLDPMYTFAHSPTDNNYGGFWSQIYYCIAQTNYLLTAIAKIESAGSITAYDIYKGQALTARALMYFDLVRLYGKSYTDDKTSFGVPNVITEIGPDDQPLRNTVEQNYVQILADLKAAAQLLSKAKNNGYINYYANLAIQARVYLTMGDYPNALKAAEEIIGSSAYNAVYSNTEWVDSWKSQFGKESIFELTIQPLEGDLGTASLGFYLRRKGHDVGTVLGFFMASDYFINRIKQDPNDVRLGIMSYDEISATRLGAIYKYSGSTTLSGDGKNSSTAVNIKVIRLSEIYLIAAEAALPTDKLKAATYLNAIRKRSPGLVPATALTVTLDMIIDEKSKELIGEGQRFFDMIRLNRSITFNDEIGAITPPSRPKTIDRSFYKTRLPIPQAEINANPGLKPQQNQGYN; this is encoded by the coding sequence ATGAAAACAACACATATATTTCTGGCTGTATTGCTTGTAACGGGCTTATCTTCCTGCAAGAAATTTCTGGATCAAAAACCAAGCAATCTTGGTGATGCTCCAACAGCAATTAAGACACCGGCAGATGCACAGGTGGTAATTAATGGATTAATGCGGAGTATGACCAGCTCCAGTTACTATGGTAGGAATTTTATCTTATATGGAGATGTAAAAGGAGGCGATCTCACCATCGTTTCGCAGGGCAGGGGACTTGACCCTATGTATACCTTTGCACATAGCCCAACGGATAACAATTATGGGGGCTTCTGGTCGCAGATTTACTATTGTATTGCACAGACCAATTACTTGTTGACAGCAATAGCAAAAATTGAATCAGCTGGAAGCATTACTGCATATGATATTTATAAGGGCCAGGCATTAACTGCCAGGGCACTGATGTATTTTGACCTGGTTCGTCTTTACGGAAAATCTTATACAGACGACAAGACCTCATTTGGTGTGCCAAATGTAATCACAGAGATTGGTCCGGACGATCAGCCCCTGCGCAATACTGTAGAACAGAACTATGTTCAAATCCTGGCTGACCTGAAGGCTGCTGCGCAGTTGTTGTCTAAAGCGAAAAACAATGGCTACATTAACTACTATGCGAACCTTGCCATTCAGGCCAGGGTTTACCTGACTATGGGAGACTATCCGAATGCCCTGAAAGCCGCCGAAGAAATTATTGGCTCTTCCGCATACAATGCAGTATACAGCAATACAGAATGGGTTGATTCCTGGAAAAGTCAGTTTGGCAAGGAGTCTATCTTTGAATTGACGATACAACCGCTTGAGGGTGATCTGGGTACGGCTTCACTGGGTTTTTATCTCAGACGGAAAGGGCACGACGTGGGTACAGTATTGGGCTTTTTTATGGCAAGCGATTATTTTATTAACCGCATTAAACAAGATCCGAATGACGTGCGGCTGGGTATTATGAGTTATGATGAAATTTCAGCTACACGTTTAGGCGCTATTTATAAATACAGTGGTAGTACGACATTGTCTGGCGATGGAAAAAATAGTTCCACTGCAGTAAATATTAAAGTCATTCGCTTATCTGAAATCTATCTGATCGCAGCGGAAGCGGCTTTGCCTACCGATAAACTCAAAGCGGCAACTTATCTAAACGCCATTCGTAAAAGGTCGCCAGGCTTGGTGCCAGCTACTGCGCTTACTGTGACATTAGATATGATCATTGATGAAAAAAGTAAGGAACTGATAGGAGAAGGGCAGAGATTTTTTGATATGATCCGTTTAAACAGGAGTATTACATTTAACGATGAGATCGGGGCCATTACACCGCCATCTAGACCAAAAACAATTGACAGAAGCTTTTATAAAACCAGGTTGCCTATACCGCAGGCAGAAATCAATGCAAACCCCGGGTTAAAACCACAACAGAATCAAGGTTATAATTAG
- a CDS encoding MarR family transcriptional regulator, whose product MNAIDESGILALSTRLQRLSEQLRKEGFELYKAHNIDFEPKWFPVIYTLHFKPLLSVVELATEIGYTHPSTISLLKELEKEKLIRSKKDKKDERKRLILLTEKGKKLLLRMQPVWQIMIEALTELTNTSNNLMKAITEVEAQLKAKSFLERAKR is encoded by the coding sequence ATGAATGCAATAGACGAATCGGGCATTCTTGCCTTATCAACCCGACTACAGCGACTTAGTGAGCAGCTCAGAAAAGAAGGTTTTGAGCTTTACAAAGCGCATAACATTGATTTTGAGCCTAAATGGTTCCCCGTAATTTATACACTTCATTTTAAACCATTGCTCAGTGTGGTGGAACTTGCAACCGAAATTGGCTATACCCACCCTTCCACCATCAGTTTGTTAAAAGAACTGGAAAAAGAAAAGCTGATCCGCTCTAAGAAAGACAAGAAGGATGAACGCAAGCGCTTGATCCTGCTTACAGAAAAAGGAAAAAAACTGCTGCTCCGTATGCAGCCGGTATGGCAAATCATGATTGAAGCCCTTACTGAGCTAACCAATACCAGCAATAACCTAATGAAAGCCATTACCGAAGTAGAGGCGCAGTTAAAAGCAAAAAGTTTTCTGGAAAGGGCAAAGCGATAA